A region from the Rufibacter sp. DG15C genome encodes:
- a CDS encoding M28 family metallopeptidase yields the protein MKRLLFFLLVFSVLPAFAQDLQRVRQTIAHLASPEMHGRGYAFKGDSLAADYLQQQYASIGLKPFAGSFLQHFTLPVNILDNQLSLKVDGRALTPGVDFLAHAASAAGKGSGFVYSIDTVLLQDADEAQTFLSQNLRKQVLVVRQRHFQDLMNLPEPFKKHLQKAAAVIVLQSGNKVMAAVRSFQYPVPVLEVLESSWPAKADKVEFAVDARLEKNYRSQNVIGFLPGTSKPDSFLVVTAHYDHVGRMGKEVLFPGAHDNASGTAMLLELAHYYAQPQNRPKYSVAFMAFAAEEAGLVGSEFYTEHPLFPLANIKMLVNLDLMSTGEEGMMVVNGSVFTKQFSLLQQLNQQHQFLPTLKVRGKASNSDHYYFSEKGVPSFFFYTLGGTTTEYHHPKDTAGTLPLTKFKEVIGLIQAFFKAL from the coding sequence ATGAAACGGCTCCTCTTCTTTCTTCTGGTGTTCAGTGTCTTGCCTGCTTTTGCGCAGGACTTGCAACGCGTGCGGCAAACCATAGCGCACCTAGCCTCACCAGAGATGCACGGCAGAGGCTACGCATTCAAAGGAGACAGCCTGGCCGCTGATTATCTACAGCAACAATACGCTAGCATTGGTCTCAAGCCTTTTGCCGGTTCCTTCCTGCAGCACTTCACCTTGCCGGTCAATATTCTGGACAATCAACTGAGCCTCAAGGTAGACGGGAGAGCTTTAACCCCGGGCGTGGACTTTCTAGCGCATGCCGCCTCGGCCGCGGGCAAGGGAAGCGGATTTGTGTACTCTATTGATACCGTGCTCTTGCAAGACGCCGATGAGGCACAGACCTTTTTGAGTCAGAACCTGCGCAAACAAGTGCTGGTGGTGCGGCAGCGGCACTTCCAGGATCTGATGAACCTACCCGAGCCGTTCAAGAAGCATCTGCAGAAAGCCGCCGCGGTCATTGTCCTGCAATCTGGTAATAAGGTGATGGCCGCGGTGCGCAGCTTCCAATACCCGGTGCCGGTGCTGGAAGTATTGGAAAGCTCCTGGCCGGCCAAAGCAGACAAAGTAGAGTTTGCCGTGGATGCGCGGTTGGAGAAAAACTACCGTAGCCAGAATGTGATTGGGTTTCTGCCCGGCACCAGCAAGCCAGATTCTTTTCTGGTGGTGACGGCGCATTATGACCACGTGGGCCGTATGGGCAAAGAGGTACTTTTCCCGGGTGCGCATGACAACGCCAGTGGAACGGCAATGCTTTTAGAACTGGCTCACTATTACGCCCAACCCCAAAACCGCCCCAAGTATTCAGTTGCGTTTATGGCCTTCGCCGCCGAGGAAGCTGGTTTAGTAGGTTCTGAGTTTTACACGGAGCATCCGCTGTTCCCGCTAGCCAACATTAAAATGCTGGTGAACCTGGACTTGATGAGCACCGGCGAGGAAGGCATGATGGTGGTGAACGGTAGCGTGTTTACCAAGCAGTTCAGCCTGCTCCAGCAACTCAACCAACAGCACCAGTTTCTGCCAACCTTAAAAGTGCGCGGCAAGGCATCCAACTCAGATCATTACTACTTTTCAGAAAAGGGTGTGCCTTCGTTCTTCTTCTATACCCTGGGTGGCACCACCACTGAGTACCATCACCCCAAAGACACCGCCGGCACCTTGCCGTTGACCAAGTTCAAAGAGGTGATTGGCTTGATCCAGGCGTTTTTCAAAGCGCTGTAA
- a CDS encoding choice-of-anchor J domain-containing protein, producing MLQKLLVLVCLLGMTVGEIFAQTRACATMEYVQQLEKSRPGLRAQLKQQARNTNRLDYKQLDGKPVLGQVVTIPVVVHVVYNTSSQNITEAQVQSQLDVLNKDFRRLNADANKTPALFQGVAADAEIEFCLAKQDPNGEPTNGITRTSTAVKQFAGLSDSMKFDGLGGKSAWDSKKYLNIWVVNFASSANILGYAQFPNAGPAATDGVVIDYQYFGTTGTALRPYNLGRTTTHEVGHWLNLFHIWGDESCGDDEVLDTPTQEEENTGCPTFPKASCSNTSDMFMNYMDYTNDACMNLFTTGQKTVMQSVLNSSRISLLSSIGCVAPQVPALDGALIGFKVPTAIVCNTSVAPVVYLRNRGTSTLTSVQLQYAIDNGPAQTFTWTGNLASFQTQEVTLPTQAVTAGAHTLTVTLLSSNGQTTDGNAGNNTILTNFQVQGNALPLQESFESTTFPPAGWRVNNFQEDLTWQRTTKAAFIGKASAYMQNKEYEANGPVDELVLPPLDLASRGAPRLTFQLAYSLLSSSGYSDTLEVLVSTDCGQTYQRVYRKFGQALTTVTPYFTEEEFVPASAAQWRLETIDLSAFAAAKTALIKFKHTTDYENNLYLDDVKVDGNALGTAEEIALQSVSVAPNPTTGLVQITSPQVAITSVKVLDALGKELQTINVSKTTKSQPVQVNLGGLPNGLYFLRITSEKGVTVRRVVVSR from the coding sequence ATGCTTCAAAAACTACTGGTCCTTGTTTGTCTTTTAGGCATGACTGTGGGCGAAATTTTCGCTCAAACCCGCGCCTGTGCCACCATGGAGTATGTGCAGCAGCTGGAGAAAAGCCGGCCGGGCCTGCGCGCGCAACTGAAACAGCAAGCCAGAAACACAAACCGCCTAGACTACAAGCAACTGGATGGCAAACCGGTCTTAGGGCAGGTGGTGACCATCCCGGTGGTGGTGCATGTGGTCTACAATACCAGTTCGCAGAACATTACAGAGGCGCAAGTACAATCCCAGTTGGATGTCTTGAACAAAGATTTCAGACGCTTGAACGCAGACGCCAACAAGACGCCGGCTTTGTTCCAAGGCGTGGCCGCCGATGCCGAGATAGAGTTCTGTCTGGCCAAGCAGGACCCCAACGGCGAGCCTACCAACGGCATCACTAGAACCAGCACCGCTGTAAAGCAATTTGCCGGCCTCTCTGACTCCATGAAGTTTGACGGCCTGGGCGGAAAAAGTGCTTGGGACAGCAAGAAATACCTGAACATCTGGGTGGTCAATTTTGCCAGCAGTGCCAATATTCTGGGCTACGCGCAGTTTCCTAATGCTGGACCAGCGGCTACGGATGGCGTAGTGATTGACTACCAATACTTCGGGACAACGGGTACTGCGTTACGGCCATACAATTTAGGCCGGACTACCACCCATGAAGTGGGCCATTGGCTCAACCTGTTCCATATCTGGGGAGATGAAAGCTGCGGCGATGATGAGGTGCTGGACACGCCCACCCAGGAAGAAGAAAACACCGGCTGCCCCACCTTTCCCAAGGCCAGTTGCAGCAATACCAGTGACATGTTCATGAACTACATGGACTACACCAATGATGCCTGCATGAACCTGTTCACCACGGGCCAGAAAACGGTGATGCAGTCTGTGCTCAACTCCTCCAGAATCAGTTTGTTGTCTTCAATTGGCTGTGTTGCGCCGCAAGTGCCTGCCTTAGATGGCGCCTTAATTGGGTTTAAAGTGCCTACTGCCATTGTTTGCAATACCAGTGTGGCGCCGGTGGTGTATCTGCGTAATCGTGGCACTTCAACGCTGACCAGCGTGCAACTACAATACGCCATAGACAACGGCCCAGCGCAGACGTTCACTTGGACGGGAAACCTGGCCTCGTTCCAGACGCAGGAAGTGACCTTGCCTACGCAAGCCGTCACGGCAGGCGCGCATACTTTGACCGTCACCCTTCTTTCTAGCAACGGGCAAACCACAGACGGAAACGCTGGCAATAACACCATTCTTACAAATTTTCAAGTGCAAGGAAACGCCTTGCCGCTGCAGGAAAGCTTTGAGAGTACCACCTTCCCGCCGGCGGGCTGGCGCGTAAACAACTTCCAAGAGGATTTGACCTGGCAGCGCACCACAAAAGCAGCGTTTATTGGCAAGGCATCAGCGTATATGCAGAATAAGGAGTACGAGGCGAATGGGCCAGTAGATGAACTGGTATTGCCGCCCTTGGACTTGGCTTCGCGCGGGGCTCCTAGGTTGACGTTCCAATTGGCGTATTCCTTGCTGTCTAGCTCTGGGTACTCAGACACGCTGGAAGTGCTGGTCTCCACGGACTGCGGCCAAACGTATCAGCGCGTGTACCGCAAGTTTGGCCAAGCCTTGACCACCGTGACGCCATATTTCACCGAAGAGGAGTTTGTACCCGCCAGCGCCGCGCAATGGCGTCTGGAAACCATTGACCTGTCGGCCTTCGCCGCTGCTAAAACCGCCCTCATCAAGTTTAAGCACACCACTGACTATGAGAACAACCTTTACTTGGATGATGTCAAAGTAGATGGCAATGCCTTGGGCACCGCAGAGGAGATAGCCTTGCAGTCGGTGTCTGTAGCCCCTAACCCCACCACTGGTCTGGTGCAGATTACCTCGCCCCAAGTAGCCATTACCTCTGTGAAGGTATTGGATGCGCTAGGCAAAGAACTGCAAACCATCAACGTTTCCAAGACGACTAAAAGTCAACCAGTACAGGTGAACTTGGGTGGCTTGCCTAACGGGTTGTACTTTCTAAGAATAACCTCAGAGAAAGGCGTAACCGTGCGCCGGGTGGTTGTTTCAAGATAA
- a CDS encoding YicC/YloC family endoribonuclease translates to MLQSMTGFGSAQLETESFTVCVEIKSLNSKSMDLSVRLPRSLSDKELEIRNIISKSLVRGKVNLSVEVSRNRAAAGRSRINTELLQTYYKELEVAALNMGAKSPDLFRLALHMPEVMQADAVEDKTEDLNWEQVTPLLLEAIDKLVVFRTDEGKALTNEIISYIDRIRILLAEVEKHDPSRVEQIKTRIQGHMQELSSSESFNQNRFEQEMIYYIEKLDIAEEKVRLINHLHYFTETVYLPEPTGKKLAFISQEIGREINTIGSKANDSTIQHLVVEMKEELEKIKEQLNNIL, encoded by the coding sequence ATGCTACAATCAATGACAGGGTTTGGGTCCGCGCAGTTAGAGACCGAATCATTTACCGTTTGCGTAGAAATTAAGTCACTGAACTCTAAGTCCATGGACCTGAGCGTGCGGTTGCCGCGCAGCCTGTCAGACAAAGAGCTGGAAATCAGAAACATCATCAGCAAGAGCCTGGTGCGCGGCAAGGTGAATCTGTCTGTGGAGGTGTCTAGAAACAGAGCCGCCGCGGGCCGTAGCCGCATCAACACAGAACTGCTGCAGACCTACTACAAAGAGCTGGAAGTGGCCGCCTTGAACATGGGCGCCAAGTCGCCGGATTTGTTCAGGCTGGCATTGCACATGCCAGAAGTGATGCAGGCAGACGCCGTAGAAGATAAAACCGAAGACCTGAACTGGGAGCAGGTGACACCTTTGCTGTTAGAGGCCATTGACAAATTGGTGGTGTTCAGAACGGATGAAGGAAAGGCACTCACCAATGAGATCATCTCCTACATAGACCGCATCAGAATCCTGCTAGCCGAAGTGGAGAAGCATGATCCTAGCCGCGTAGAGCAGATCAAGACCCGCATCCAAGGCCATATGCAAGAGTTGAGCTCTTCTGAGTCTTTCAACCAGAACCGCTTTGAGCAGGAGATGATTTATTACATTGAGAAGCTGGACATAGCCGAGGAGAAGGTGCGCCTGATCAATCACTTGCATTATTTCACAGAGACCGTCTACCTGCCGGAACCAACGGGCAAGAAACTAGCTTTCATCTCTCAGGAGATAGGCCGCGAGATCAACACCATCGGGTCCAAAGCCAATGACTCTACCATTCAACACTTGGTGGTAGAGATGAAAGAGGAACTGGAGAAGATTAAAGAACAGCTGAATAACATTCTGTAA
- the purQ gene encoding phosphoribosylformylglycinamidine synthase subunit PurQ, producing the protein MKFGVVVFPGSNCDQDVIDALRQTTEQEVVRLWHKDHDLQNCDFIVLPGGFSYGDYLRSGAIARFSPIMQEVIKFANSGGYVWGICNGFQILTEAGLLPGALLRNNSQKFICQNVYITPENTDLLPTSLLEPGKAYKIPIAHGEGRFHADADTLKQLQDNGQIMFRYCDANGKVTEATNCNGSANNIAGISNAGKNVFGMMPHPERAVDAELNNTDGRLMFEALLQTVKA; encoded by the coding sequence ATGAAATTTGGAGTTGTCGTTTTCCCGGGGTCCAACTGTGACCAAGATGTAATTGATGCTCTGCGCCAGACCACGGAGCAGGAAGTTGTACGGCTGTGGCACAAAGACCATGACCTGCAGAACTGTGACTTTATAGTCTTGCCGGGTGGCTTCTCTTACGGAGACTACCTGCGTTCTGGTGCCATTGCCCGCTTCTCGCCTATCATGCAGGAGGTGATCAAGTTTGCTAACAGCGGCGGCTACGTGTGGGGCATTTGCAACGGCTTCCAGATCTTGACAGAGGCCGGTTTGTTGCCAGGCGCCTTGCTGCGCAACAACAGCCAGAAGTTCATCTGCCAGAACGTGTACATCACGCCAGAGAACACGGACTTATTGCCAACCTCTTTATTAGAGCCCGGCAAAGCCTATAAAATTCCGATTGCGCACGGCGAGGGACGGTTCCACGCTGATGCAGACACCCTAAAGCAATTACAGGACAACGGCCAGATCATGTTCCGGTACTGTGACGCCAACGGCAAAGTGACGGAGGCCACCAACTGCAACGGAAGCGCCAACAACATTGCGGGCATATCTAACGCGGGCAAGAATGTATTTGGCATGATGCCGCACCCAGAAAGAGCGGTAGATGCTGAGTTGAACAACACAGACGGGCGCTTGATGTTTGAGGCCTTGCTGCAGACGGTAAAAGCGTAA
- a CDS encoding FAD-binding oxidoreductase → MIYDYLVVGHGLAGAILTCFLEKNAKTVMVLDVNKPNAASRVAAGLINPVAGKRFAKSWQVDAFLPEAKQFYQAQSQVFNTPFFHQKPILKLFSTPEEQNTWMGKSAEAIWDDYIEATHLQLPPSEDVHQELGGLLIKQGGYVELRKFLQLREEALAQRQAIRREAFDFSQLELLPDGVKYQDVQAKKIIFCEGAGAVKNPYFNWLPFSLNKGEILDISVKGFDAPYIYNKAVYVVPLGEENYRIGATYNWRDLEEVTTPEGLEELVHKTKDIIKKPLQVTTQYVGIRPAVRDRKPLVGIHPELPQLAVFNGMGSKGVLMAPLLAQQLITYLKGQEPLWKEVDIARYFPLYLASKSTI, encoded by the coding sequence ATGATTTATGATTACTTGGTAGTAGGCCACGGCCTGGCCGGCGCGATTTTGACCTGCTTTCTGGAAAAGAACGCAAAAACAGTGATGGTGTTGGACGTCAATAAACCCAACGCCGCCTCACGGGTGGCGGCCGGTCTCATCAACCCCGTGGCCGGAAAACGATTTGCCAAAAGCTGGCAGGTAGACGCTTTTCTGCCCGAGGCCAAGCAATTCTACCAAGCGCAATCTCAGGTGTTCAATACACCCTTCTTCCATCAGAAACCCATCTTAAAACTGTTCTCCACGCCAGAAGAACAAAACACCTGGATGGGCAAATCAGCGGAGGCCATTTGGGATGACTACATTGAAGCCACGCACCTGCAGTTACCACCCTCAGAAGACGTGCACCAGGAACTGGGCGGACTGCTCATCAAGCAGGGCGGATATGTGGAGTTGCGTAAGTTTCTGCAGCTACGGGAAGAGGCCTTGGCCCAACGGCAAGCCATCAGAAGAGAAGCCTTTGATTTCTCACAACTAGAACTGCTACCAGACGGGGTGAAATACCAGGACGTGCAGGCTAAAAAAATCATCTTCTGTGAGGGAGCCGGCGCGGTCAAAAATCCGTACTTCAATTGGTTGCCGTTTTCTTTAAACAAAGGCGAGATCCTGGACATTTCCGTCAAAGGATTTGATGCGCCTTATATCTATAACAAAGCCGTTTACGTTGTTCCTTTAGGAGAAGAAAACTATCGCATTGGCGCTACCTACAACTGGCGTGACTTAGAGGAAGTTACCACGCCAGAAGGGTTAGAGGAGCTGGTCCACAAAACAAAGGATATTATAAAGAAACCTTTGCAGGTCACAACACAGTATGTAGGAATACGGCCCGCCGTCAGGGACCGTAAGCCTTTGGTGGGCATTCATCCAGAATTACCGCAGTTGGCGGTGTTCAATGGCATGGGGTCTAAAGGCGTTTTGATGGCCCCCTTGCTGGCACAGCAGTTGATTACGTATTTAAAAGGGCAGGAGCCGCTTTGGAAGGAGGTAGACATTGCCCGGTATTTTCCTTTATATTTAGCATCTAAGTCAACCATATGA
- a CDS encoding MBL fold metallo-hydrolase — protein MQIKSFTFNPFSENTYVLYDATKECVVVDPGCSNAQEEKELKDYIQTQGLKVVRLLNTHCHIDHVLGNKFVADTYGVPLEIHENDLAVLRAVPTYSAAYGFPMYAEQLPEKFLKEGEAVKFGETELEVIFAPGHAPGHVVLYHSASKNLIGGDVLFQRSIGRTDLPGGNYETLIQSIKTKLFTLPDDVTVHSGHGPTTTIGEEKKHNPFLT, from the coding sequence ATGCAAATCAAGAGCTTTACGTTTAATCCTTTCTCTGAGAACACCTACGTGTTGTATGATGCCACCAAAGAATGCGTGGTGGTGGACCCCGGCTGCTCTAATGCCCAAGAGGAAAAAGAACTGAAGGACTACATCCAGACGCAGGGATTAAAAGTAGTACGCTTGCTCAATACTCATTGCCACATTGATCACGTGCTGGGCAACAAGTTTGTGGCAGATACTTACGGCGTTCCGCTAGAGATTCATGAAAACGATCTAGCCGTGCTGCGCGCCGTGCCTACTTACTCTGCCGCCTATGGCTTCCCGATGTACGCAGAGCAGCTACCCGAGAAATTCCTGAAAGAAGGCGAAGCCGTGAAATTTGGCGAGACCGAACTGGAAGTGATTTTTGCGCCGGGCCATGCACCGGGACATGTGGTGTTATACCACTCAGCCTCCAAGAACCTGATTGGCGGTGATGTGCTTTTCCAGCGCAGCATTGGCCGCACAGACTTGCCCGGCGGAAACTACGAGACGCTCATCCAAAGCATAAAAACCAAACTCTTCACCCTGCCAGACGATGTAACCGTACATTCGGGGCACGGACCCACCACCACTATTGGCGAAGAGAAAAAACATAATCCGTTTTTGACCTAG
- the pssA gene encoding CDP-diacylglycerol--serine O-phosphatidyltransferase, with amino-acid sequence MKKHLPNFITCLNLLCGCLAITFVFQGQLVGAAYLVALAVFFDFWDGMVARILHVHSEIGKQLDSLADMVSFGVVPGMVMFKLLEKSVQSGYFGLTLDTLLPFAGFILTVFSALRLAKFNLDTRQTDSFIGVPTPTNTMLIVSFPLILAFDTYGLTPIILNPWFLLGITVLFSYLLIAELPLFALKFKNLKWEGNQIRFIFMILTIVLLAWLNFTAVPLLVAIYILLSLIKPSSI; translated from the coding sequence ATGAAAAAACACCTTCCTAATTTTATCACCTGCCTGAACCTGCTCTGCGGCTGTCTGGCCATTACGTTTGTTTTTCAGGGGCAGTTAGTGGGCGCCGCTTATTTGGTGGCCCTGGCGGTGTTCTTTGATTTCTGGGATGGCATGGTGGCGCGCATCTTGCACGTGCACTCAGAGATTGGCAAGCAGCTAGACTCCCTAGCCGACATGGTGTCTTTTGGCGTGGTGCCAGGAATGGTCATGTTCAAGCTGTTAGAGAAAAGCGTGCAGTCTGGCTATTTCGGGTTGACCTTAGACACCTTGCTGCCTTTTGCCGGTTTTATCTTGACGGTTTTCTCTGCCCTGCGCTTGGCTAAATTCAACCTGGACACGCGCCAGACAGACTCATTTATTGGGGTACCTACGCCAACCAACACCATGCTCATTGTGAGCTTCCCCTTGATCCTCGCTTTTGACACCTACGGGCTCACGCCCATCATCCTAAACCCTTGGTTCTTGCTGGGCATCACCGTTCTGTTCTCGTATTTGCTTATTGCCGAGCTGCCCTTGTTCGCGCTTAAGTTCAAAAACCTTAAATGGGAAGGCAACCAGATCCGTTTTATCTTCATGATCTTGACCATAGTGTTGCTGGCTTGGCTTAACTTTACTGCGGTTCCCTTACTAGTGGCCATCTATATTTTGTTATCGCTTATAAAACCTTCTTCCATATGA
- the purS gene encoding phosphoribosylformylglycinamidine synthase subunit PurS — protein sequence MKFTAEIDIMPHAELLDPQGKAVMLGLEHLGLEQVSDVRIGKHIKLQLEAQDEAAAAQKVEEACKKLLANMIMESFSYRLTAN from the coding sequence ATGAAATTCACTGCCGAGATTGACATCATGCCTCATGCTGAATTATTAGACCCTCAAGGAAAAGCCGTGATGCTGGGCCTGGAGCATTTGGGACTAGAGCAAGTGTCTGATGTGCGCATTGGAAAGCACATTAAACTGCAACTTGAGGCGCAGGACGAGGCGGCCGCTGCCCAGAAAGTAGAAGAGGCTTGCAAGAAACTGTTGGCCAACATGATTATGGAGTCGTTTTCTTACCGTCTCACAGCAAACTAA